A part of Capsicum annuum cultivar UCD-10X-F1 chromosome 6, UCD10Xv1.1, whole genome shotgun sequence genomic DNA contains:
- the LOC107867999 gene encoding NAC domain-containing protein 92 yields the protein MENYVGVVMDDDQHHQMELPPGFRFHPTDEELITHYLSKKVVDSDFFAMAIGEVDLNKVEPWDLPWKAKMGEKEWYFFCVRDKKYPTGLRTNRATAAGYWKATGKDREIFRGKFLVGMKKTLVFYKGRAPKGEKTNWVIHEFRLEGKMSLQNLPKTAKNEWVICRVFQKSSGGKKIDISGLLNLNSNENKMGNSFLPTLTDPSSSSSSSSPFTGTAAKSGHVHCFSNLFTAQNNCFNNFPLPVVSNPMDVFAASSLPNTFSCNQIVPVQGTFSANPGSVGVQDPTILQTSLENYGQDFKKEGVYGVSQETAVISTDMNAGISSIVPNLEMKRPFVEDQVPSATMVDLHGLNSLWSC from the exons ATGGAGAATTATGTAGGAGTTGTTATGGATGATGACCAGCATCATCAAATGGAGCTGCCACCTGGATTTCGATTTCATCCAACTGATGAAGAGTTGATTACTCATTATTTGAGTAAAAAAGTTGTTGATAGTGATTTCTTTGCTATGGCTATTGGTGAAGTGGATTTGAACAAGGTTGAACCTTGGGACCTTCCAT GGAAAGCGAAAATGGGGGAGAAGGAATGGTATTTTTTCTGTGTGAGAGACAAGAAGTACCCAACAGGGCTGAGGACAAACAGGGCAACTGCCGCGGGTTATTGGAAAGCTACTGGAAAGGACAGAGAGATTTTCAGAGGAAAATTTCTGGTTGGCATGAAGAAAACTCTGGTTTTCTACAAAGGGAGAGCACCAAAAGGTGAAAAGACTAATTGGGTCATTCATGAATTTAGATTAGAAGGAAAAATGTCTCTTCAGAATCTGCCCAAGACTGCAAAG AATGAATGGGTGATTTGCAGAGTATTTCAAAAGAGCAGTGGTGGAAAGAAAATCGACATTTCAGGGCTTCTGAATTTGAATTCTAATGAGAATAAAATGGGGAATTCCTTTCTGCCAACATTAACAGATccttcttcgtcttcttcttcttcttctccatttacTGGTACTGCTGCCAAATCCGGTCACGTGCACTGCTTCTCCAATTTGTTCACTGCTCAAAACAATTGTTTCAACAATTTTCCTTTGCCTGTTGTGTCAAATCCAATGGATGTTTTCGCTGCAAGTTCGCTTCCAAACACATTTTCCTGTAACCAAATAGTCCCAGTTCAGGGAACATTCAGTGCAAATCCAGGTTCAGTTGGGGTTCAAGATCCTACGATTCTTCAGACTTCACTTGAGAATTATGGTCAGGATTTCAAGAAAGAGGGGGTGTATGGTGTATCTCAAGAAACCGCGGTAATTAGCACTGATATGAATGCTGGAATTTCGTCAATTGTTCCAAATCTTGAAATGAAAAGGCCGTTTGTTGAAGATCAGGTGCCATCAGCTACTATGGTTGATCTACATGGTCTCAATAGCCTCTGGAGTTGCTGA